In Chitinophagaceae bacterium, the DNA window TTAATGGAGGAGCATAAATAATCAGTGTCGTATCTGAGGTAGCTTCAACAGAGCCTAAAACTCCGGTATTGATTATGAAAAACATTTCCGGATCCAATATTTGTACCTGAAATTCATTGCCCGGTAAATAGACCGCATCCGTATTCCATTCGTTAATATTTATGGTTATTTCAGCTGAATCTCCATACAGTTCATTAATGCAGAGCTGAACGTTTTCAATATCATTGGTCAAAATATCACATTCCCGAATACATATAGGACCATAGGCAAAAGCAAGAGAATCAGGTGTATCAGGACTGGTAGCAAGAATTCTTATATAATATCCACAACCGGGAGGCACTTCCGGTACAATTCCACCTACACTTCCAGGGTCAGAGCCTAAAGAAGGATCATAGGTTTCGTTATCAAAAATTTCACCTATAAAAGTCGGGTCATTAAAACTACCGTTGGAATCGGATAATTCAGCGATATAAAAATTATCAAATTCATAAGCACCCGTACTGAAGAATGGAACAGAAATAATACTATTAATGCACATAGTATCCGGCCCCATATCTATGACCGGTTGTTGTGCCGTTGTCGAATTTCCGCAATCTATGGTTTCTATACAAACACTGGCATTTCCAACTATTTGAGGCACCGGTGATAATCGAACCATCCGTATTCGGTAGCATGATGCAATAGCTGCATTTGTTGGGATAATTAAACTTACAGCACCAATGGTTGTTCCCGGAGCAACGTTAACTACACCTAAACTGGTTGGGGTTGCAAAACTTCCCGTAGCATTGGATATTTGAAAACTAAAAGAACCACCGCATGTAGGTTCTGTAATATTATAGACTACGGTAATTGGATTCCCTCTACATACCGGATTCGGAAATAAAGTTTGAATATTAAATTCAAGACTGGGTGAAGGAGTTCCAACGACAATGATATCATCTACTCCAAAAGAAATCTCATTAGAAGAAGACGAACCACTATTTACCCACCTGAAAGCAAATCTCAAATCAGCTTCGCCATTAAATGCCGGATCTTGAATTGTAGTGTATCTCCAAAGTGGTTGATTGTTATACTTTTGGTTTCCTGTTTGAGTCCATGTGTCTCCCCCGTCAGTACTATAATAAACTTCAGCATAATCATCTGCATTTCCTCCGGCTATATAGAAAAAAGAAAAAATCACATCATCCATACCCAATGTACAAAACCCACCCTGCATTTTTACAAATCTATCGGAAGGTTCATCTGAATCGTAAGAAGCATTAGCTGTCGTACCGCTGCTTGCACTATCGTGTATGTGCAAATACTTACTATTTGGAGCGCCGGTAATAGTTCCGCTGACAACATTTGACTGATCCGGTGTATTCGGATAAATACCCGCACCATCATATTCATTATTTACAATCCAGGTATTCGGACCAAAGTTTTGGGTTGCCAATGAATCATCAACATTTAGTTCAAACTGATGAGTCGCTCCGTTAAAATTCTCTTGAAAAAGCTGAATTGTTTGCTGGGCTTGCAAAGTGACATATCCAAAGCTAAGAAATATGCTTAGAATTGTAAGTTTTAAATAATTACGGGTCATGATTTATATGAATTAGACCCTAAATTTAAATAAAACTACACGGAATTTATGCACTTTAGACAATCTCTTTTAGTAACATCTACACCAAAACTGTCTTTAATTTACTACAAAAACAAAGACTTAATTGAAAAAACTATTCTGCAAACTCTGCTATCGTCTCTCTCGCCCAATTCAATGCAATTGATAGTTGCTGGTTTTTATTTAAAAAACTACTGTCTAGTTCTTTTGCATCTTCCGCCATTCTAAGCGGACTGGTTTCTCGATTTATATCTATACGATCTCTTTCTTCTAAGTTTTTTTGAACAGCTTCCTCTGTGACTTGTATGTTTTTCTCCAGCAATTCTTTTAATCTCCTTTCCGTTCGTACCTCTAAATTTGCCGTCATAAAAATCTTTAACTCTGCATCAGGGAAAACAACTGTACCGATATCTCTCCCATCCATTACAATTCCGGTTTCATTACGCAAAGATTGCTGAATTTCAACCAAAAAACTACGAACCTCAGGCAATGTGCTGACTATGCTTACATTATCGGAAATTTCCATGCTGCGTATTTCATTTTCTATATTTTTACCATTCAGTATGGTTTGCTGAATACCGGTTTCTTTATCAAACTTCAATTCTATTTTTACCTTTTTGAGTGCTTTTTGTAATTCTTCTTTGTTGTTGAAGTTTACTTTTTCGTGTAAAAAAAAGTATGTGATTGCCCTGTACATAGCGCCGGAATCGATATAGACATACTCCAATTCACGAGCAAGCTCTTTTGCTAAGGTTGATTTACCGCAGGATGAATACCCATCTACTGCTATTGTAATTTTTTTATGCATACAGCAAAAATAAAAAAAATAAAAAGGTATTTTTGTTTTTCTTTTTACAGAAGTAATTTATTCATTGATTAAAAAATAAGCGGACTCTGGTATAAAATAAGTTATTTAAACTATGTTTGCCTTCTATTACAAATGATTATAACTAT includes these proteins:
- a CDS encoding (d)CMP kinase, translating into MHKKITIAVDGYSSCGKSTLAKELARELEYVYIDSGAMYRAITYFFLHEKVNFNNKEELQKALKKVKIELKFDKETGIQQTILNGKNIENEIRSMEISDNVSIVSTLPEVRSFLVEIQQSLRNETGIVMDGRDIGTVVFPDAELKIFMTANLEVRTERRLKELLEKNIQVTEEAVQKNLEERDRIDINRETSPLRMAEDAKELDSSFLNKNQQLSIALNWARETIAEFAE